ACCCGTGGGCTGCACCCCTCTTTGCCTacagacccccctcctcccatccaactgataagagttcacactgagctcagatctttagtttttctttgtttttggtttcttgaagtttagagcttcagctcttgctcgcttctcttcggacttcggtccgaatcacttcttttaagtttgtgccacagagacgagtctctgccgaactttctttttcacacacaatttttggaacatcaattctttctggctcaagcaaggtttttgaactttcttctccaaagtctttgctcttcatttttgaacgccaattccttagtttggattcattAAGATGGCCATgaggttaatctgaattggaaatcgacatatcaaaagactctttaataattgttttccttttggatcctcttggagcttctgagacaacggctgaaccgacgtacaatctccatcccagctgcacactcaGACCAAGGtgtcaaggcatctaatctggcctgTGGACCTCTCTGGACCTGGaaagaaccgcttgccagagactgaaacgtGGGACCAGCCAGtggagttcaattgaacacatctcacagtaagactgctggtggcaaggggtgttggaagaCTGAGTCATGAGttgtgtctattcagagccctcctttaaatccaaatagaatcccaaaatacctttatcaactttttatttttgaccattttctgatcAAACAatcttatctcattactaaatatataatgtcactgttgcagccagaaactcaGGCGGACGCTGAAAGGTCGTTTCACTTGTCTTCACTTTATTGAAGTTTTAACAAAGACTCAGtaccttcattcactctgcctATGAGTCTCTTCCGCTGCTGAATCATAACTAAAACTTTCCCGCTAACTCTGgagcatcacaacaacaactctTCTTCTTCGAACCCCTGCATGTCACTGTTTTTCACTCACAGACTCCACCTAGTGGTGTAGATTATGCAGcgcatttaattaataacatgtcaacatgaactgcttgaataatgttgcagttcagaaaaatacattaacattcacaactttgaagatgaactaaaaaacattataaactgaagaatttcaaaatgacaagtacaacaaaaattAGTCTGTGGGGTCCCCGAtaaccaaacaacaaacatcaagGTTCTTAATTGACCTGTCACACTCTCCCCCACTTTAAAAATGGCGTCTCGACATTTTCATTATACCTCGTGGcctaaaacataaacacacgGACATTTGTGGAATGGATTGGACATGTTAACATATTAACTTAGCTTATGAGAATCTAAGAGTACCGTGCACTGTAGCCAAATATACTCCTGATTTTATCAGTCTTTGTGCCCAATCACTCGTGCAAGAATACACATCACAAAACCCATGAAGTCATACACCAGGACGAGTCATGTCATTTTTTCACATTACAATTCTGAGACTCCATCCAAACAGAACACACCAAGTCGGCCAACAATCTGTGTTCCCTATTACCTCATCAACACCAGGCACTTACATGTAGGTATAACAGTCAGTAGTGTGCAagaattattattgttttttttcctttaccaGGGCCGCCAGTAACCTCCGACAGTTATCTCTCTAGTAGAAACTGTCCTTTCTGTGAAACTTGGCTGGCCAAGTGTGCTATAAGTCAAAATCTGGGGTTGTCTCTTCCGTCTTAATGGATACCGAGCCCTctgctctgcctcctccatTTCATTTTCTGAGCCGTCCGTATCTGTTGTGGCTACGTCTCTTTCACTCTCCTCCGAAACCGCTGTGTGGACCTGGTCCCCTTGTTCCTCCTCAATACGTTCACCAAACTCACTCAGTTCTGGGACTGTATGTTGTTCCTGAAGATGGAACTCCTGAGCTGTGGGATTGAGCACAGGTGGACTTGAGTGTTCTGCTGGAGGCCATGTGAGGGTGAGTGCAGGAAGATCCTCATCTGTGTCATCCTCAACATCTGTTTGTGGTATGTGTTTGCTCACAACTATTTTCCggcttttgtctcttttctttggttgaattgttgtgggagtgtcactatcaggagcagtaactgggaggaAGTCACATGGTAACAACATGTTTCTGTGGAGGATTCTGAACCTACCTCTGCCACTCTCTGGTTCCACCTCAAACACTGGACTGTCCACACCCTTCTGACTTTTGATAACATAAATACCATCTTCCCAGTATGGAGCGGAGTTTCCCTGGTCCTCCCCTTTCAGTCACGTTTCTCACCAGGACACGACTGCCCACTTGCAGGATGGGACCGTACACTCTCCTGTCATAATGTCTCTTTCCCCTGTCAGTTGATTTCGACGCGTTTCTGGAAGCGATGTCATAAGCATCGGCCATCCTCCGTCTCCACTTCTCCACATAGTCCTGATGGGAGCCTGAGCCATCCCGACTTTCAATACCAAACAGAAGGTCAACTGGTAGTCTGGGGGGCCTGCCAAAAAGAAGGAAGAATGGAGAGTGGCCTGTGGCTTCATTAGCTGTGCAGTTATAGGCGTGTATGACCTTGGAGAGGTGATTTGTTCGTAGTTGCATATGCTTTAGCGAAACGGGTATAATGATCCATCACCACCAGAATGTATTCATAACCACCTTTACATTCCTCCAAATGCAGGAAATCAACTGAGACCAGCTGAAATGGGTGAGTGGTTTCAATACTCATCATTGGTGCACGTGTCTGTCTGTTCGGATTTCTTTTCTTGAGACACTCACATACATTTGTCACAAAGTGTTCTACGTCTCGCTGCATTTTTGGCCAAAAGAAACGGTCTCTTATCAGATTTAGTGTCCTTTCTGTACCTAAATGGCCCATTTCTTTGTGCAGCTCATTGAAGATGAGAGGGCGGTATACTTCTGGGAGTACCAGCTGACTTTTCGCGTGAGTCTTCCTATACATTGTCCCATCTGTCCTGATCTCCAGCTTGTCCCACTCTCTAGCTAGAGATTTGACCTCAGGACTCTCCTCCTTTAGTTCTCGTGCAgctggtcttttgtttttcatttttaggtcaTAGATTTTGCCTATTACAGAGTCCAGTTGttgagctgtttttatttcttccctGGATAATGGCTTCACAGTGTTTAACAGATTCTCAGTCTCTACCTGTTCCTGAACAGCAGTAAATGAAACAGAACTCAGGAGTGGACTGTGTTCTTCCTGTTGCGCCAGGATGCCCTGTTCTGTCGCCCTGACTGCTTCCTGACAGACTGACTGGGTGCACTGACTCATGTAACTATCGAAATCAAGTGGCAGTCTTGATAAACcgtctgcatctgtgtttgttttgcctgGCCTGTATTTTACTGTGAAGTTAAAATCTGCTAGCTCTGCAACCCATCTCTGTCCCACTGCATTTAATTTAGCTGTTGTCAGTACATATACGTGAGCGGATTATTGTCTGTGTAAACGACAAAGGAGGGAGCATGAAACAGGTAGTGCCTGAAGCGCTCACAGATGGCCCACTTAAGTGCCAGGAACTCTAGCTTACCAGAGTGGAGATGATAATTTTTCTCTGGAGGAGTTAATGTTCTGGACCCATAGGATATCACACTTAGCTTGCCCTGTTGCCGCTGATACAGCACTGCTCCAAGTCCTGCCTGCGACGCATCCGTATGTAGGATAAATGGCTCATTCAGGTCTGGGTATCCTAGGATTGGGGGGTTGGAGAGTTTGTCCACTAGGTGACTCAGGATCTGCTGGTGACTTTCAGTCCATGAAACTGGTGTTGCTGAAGATAACTGTCCTTGTTGCCCATTCTTGTTTTTCCCCTTTCTTGACACgttggatttgttttttgaaagagATGTAGCAGTAGGTGGGCCTGCTAACAGTTCATACAAGGGCTTCGCTATACTAGAAAAGTCTTGAATATATGATCTGTAGTAGGAAAGGAAGCCTAAAATCTGTCTGACTTCTCCCACTGTGCTAGGGTGTCTTTCCTTCAGTGCTTGTACAGGAGCCAACTCTGCTGGATCCATACTATGACCCTCTTTAGACACTATCCTCCCCAAAAACCTCATTTTGGACCTAAACAGTTCACATTTCTTTGCTGTGAGTTTTACCCCGTGTTGTTGATATCTTTTCAAAACTGTTCTTACGTGCTCCACATGGTCTTTAAAGGACTGACTGTGAACTAAGTTATCATCAAGGTAAGGCAGGCAAATGTCCTCACGTAAACCCCACAAACACTCCTCCATGCTCCTTTGGAATTCAGCAGGTGCTGAACTAAGGCCAAAAGGGATCCTCACCCACTGATAAAGGCCCCATGGAGTGATGAAGGCGGTGAGAGGCTGACTGTCTTCATTGACAAAACCTTGGTGGTATGCCTTACCTTGGTCTAACACCGGAAACCACGAGCTTCCAGTAAGACTGTCCAACATATCTTGAATTCTAGGGATAGGATGTCTATCTGGCACTGACTTCTGATTTAGCTCACGATAGTCTAAACATAGTCTCAGTTCACCAGATTTTTCTCTCACACAGACGATGGGTGATGAGTAAGATGACTTCGATTTGGTAATCCAGCCCCGGTTAATCAAATCTTGCAAGTATTCTTTTACCTCCTGATGTAGCAGCTTGGGCACACTGATGTAAGTCTTTTGGACTGGTGTCTGGTCCTTCAAAGTGATGTGCAAGCGGAGTGAAGGGATGCAGCCTACATCATTCTCATCTTGAGCAAAGGCTGTGCACTCCTCCCTGAGCATCTGTCTAACTAGGGTCTGTAGGTCACTAGTTAAGTGATCTAAGACTACAGGAGGGTCCCAAACCTCACTACATTCTGTGGTGGGGCATGTTTCGCCTGAACAGTCTGTCTCTCCTTGTGCAGTTTGTGTCTGTCCTTGTGTCACAGGTTCTACAGCTGCTGGGTACACTGCTTTAACACTCTCTAAGTGTCCCAGAATAACACGTGGGCCCAGTGTAATGCTGTGTCCTGAGGTGTTGATCACAGAAATGGGGACAGTAGCCGAGTTACCTTTTTTCATGGTAAACAGTACTTCCTGAATGTGTAAACCCTCAGGTAAATTTGTGTTCATATTAGGGCAGAACAGCATTACAGTGTCTTTCTCCGTCTGTGTGCGCGCACGACATTTAACTGTGGTGGCTTCATCTGGATGTAACACTACTCTATTCTTGCCTGTTTTTACTATCATCTCTTCACTAGTAGCTTGGTGAGTGTGCATTAGCTGGACGAAAGTTTTGGCAGCACAAGAGTCAATGTCAAAGGCACTGCTAACAACAGTCATCTGCTGCAATACCCCCTTGTTGTTTAAGTTGTTCATTGATCACTTCCTCGATTACATTAAAGCCAATAATAGGGTCTACTGCCACATTAGGATCACTGGAAACCAGAACCGGAACTAGCAGGTTGGCGCTAGCAACCTCTGACCCACTAAGTTTAAACTCTACTGGTATCCACCCCATAAATGGTATTTCAGTCTGATTAGCAGCAAGTCCGTTCAGTGGTTCTGGCCCTAAGAGTTCTTCTATTGGCCTTATGGAGCTATTAGGTAGGTGCTCTGCTCGCCATTTGTCATTTATAACAGTCGCTTGAGAGCCTGTATCCCACAGTGCTGTTATTGGTACATTATTGAAGATACATTTTACACTTTTCCGCTTACCTATTAGTTTAATGAGTCTTTTACCCTGTTTTGCTGAAAGGTAATCAACTTTGCATGTGTCTGggagcttgtttttttgtgtctcctcCTCAGCTAAGTGTTGCTCAACTAGCTTAACTGCTCTACACAGTGATTTATGTTCCTGCCATTGACACTTCTGACATGCTCTGGAGCAGTATACTGTGGTTGAACAACCTGCACATGTTTTAAACTTTCTGCCTGTGCCCTCCTCCTGTAGGCAGCAATGACAGCGGCGGGACTCTGATGGTTGTGGCTGGGTCACTGCTGGTCCCTCGGCAGCAACCCTTTGAAGTTTCCCTGCACCTGCCTTGGAGCTCTGCATCCTCTGGAAATGTGGCCTGGCTGACCACACTTGAAGCAATGACTGCagctctctccttctcccttgTCCTGACAGGTTCTGCAGCCTCTCTTGCGAATGTCTCTGTTCTCTGTTGTTCGCTTGGAGTGCTGTGGCTTGGTAGTGGTCATGGAAGCTAGAACCAGCTATTTCATTTCAGCTACCTCCGTTTGGAGCTCTCTTACCAGGGTGTGCACTTCTGGCTCAGGAGGGGTTTGAGCCGCCTTGATCTTTTCCTTGGAGAGTTCTTTTGTGCTCCTCTCTGGCTTTGCGTTAGGAATTGAGGAGGAGCCCTGTGAGGTGTCCCAGTTGCTGGTAGTCTGCAGCTCATTCACTTTGGGTGCCTTTGTGCTGTTCCTCTTCAACTAATTGAGCCTCTCAGTTTCAAGGTTAGCTGCCTCAGTTATTTTTTCAATCGGAGTTTCATCTGTCACATCTGGGTTGTCTAGTAGAGGCTTGATCTGGTATTTGATATTGTCATTAAGCAGTCCTGTCCCCACAGATCTTAGGAACTTCTTTTTGACTAGGTCTGCACTATAGTGTTCCTCAGATCCTCTCCCCTTGGAAGCAAAAAGCAGTCTGTCTTTTAGTTCAATAGCTCTGAACAGAAAATCTTGTGCTGACTCTTTTTGCTCTTGAGAGATGCTGATCAGGTTTTGGTACAGATCTGTCGTGTCGTCCTCTTTGTAATGCCCCTTTAATATTGTTTTAAGCTGAGACATGGTCaaatcagtctttatttcaTGCATGTCGCGTAGCTTTAAACCTGGGCTGATGGCCCTTATCACTGCTTCAACGACTTCTGACTCACCATGCCCCTTGCGGAGCCCGCTGTCTCTCTGGTGCATGAGGTTAGTGAAGGATAGCTTGTCACGCTGTCCCCCTTCGCCGATTTGGCCACAGATCCTAAACTCACGGCGAATAGTTACTTCTGGCGACTTAGGTGAAGGGTCCTGGACAGGGACGATTGTGGGGATGTTTGGtatgttcaacttttctccAATACTTTGTATTTCCACATCCAAGGCTTTACGGGACTGCTGCAGCTCACGgtatttttctttcatctctGTCATGTGGCGCGACTCCCTCACTGCGTTTCGCCATCTTGCCTTCCATAAATGTCAACAGTTCTTTAATAACCCGCATCGCTTCATCTGGCTCTGCTTTTCGTTCAATGTCATCCAGTTCATTTTCCACAATTTTTATCAGTGCTCTTCTACTTTTGTTAGCAACAGTCTCATCGTCTTCTTTGATACATTTCAGATGTTTACACACCTCCAAAAGTCGGTCCCAGCTAAGCTGACACAGCATGGTGCTGGTCCGGTCCAGAAGAGTCTCCAAATCCATTTTTCTTCGATTCGTCACAAGAGAGAAGTTATTTTCTTCTACAATGTGTGTAGAGGCGGACGCTACTCCGACGAACTTTTCTCTTGGCTCCTGGCTGGCTCGCCAAAATAtgttgcagccagaaactcaGGCGGACGCTGAAAGGTCGTTTCACTTGTCTTCACTTTATTGAAGTTTTAACAAAGACTCAGtaccttcattcactctgcctGAGTCTCTTCCGCTGCTGAATCATAACCATAACTTTCCCGCTAACTCTGgagcatcacaacaacaactctTCTTCTTCGAACCCCTGCATGTCACTGTTTTTCACTCCCAGACTCCACCTAGTGGTGTAGATTATGCAGcgcatttaattaataacatgtaaacatgaacggcttgaataatgttgcagttcagaaaaatacattaacattcacaactttgaagatgaactaaaaaacattataaactgaagaatttcaaaatgacaagtacaacaaaaattAGTCTGTGGGGTCCCCGAtaaccaaacaacaaacatcaagGTTCTTAATTGACCTGTCACatcaccatacattataattgcattatcctgatcataataatcatattctttatctgtttcatctattcctttttttttaccccttttatattacatttttcacataaaattcaggactttgtctgtgtgttttcttgtttaacatttccagaacttacttctttcaagatatgaaactcactgattaattaattaacttataccattaaagttattttcttcctttaacaggaagtggtgccccttcttaaatacgaggttaaataaagatatagcatcttaataatttaattacgctacaaacactaggtgtcagagttatgtattgctcctttaagggtTTGAGACGCTCTTTGAGACACTTAGTTAATTGTCGGTGTCTTTTATATCTATTTGAATCCTGAGTGTTTGACCTCCCTCAGTGTTTCTCATGAGAGTTAGCTACACCCACTTGCCAACCCATCCCACAGCCTCAAACCATTAAAGGGTTAAGGACTGCTTTCTGGACTTAACTTTATACTTTGAGGTTATATTCAAACATCAGTTTTCTGAACGAGTccctttgaacattttgatgatgtAACGTTTCGATTGCAGCAACAGTCTTCAGAAATGATTTTGGAGAAATGGAACTGATAAATTTCTGTGAATGTCGCAGCATGTGACCGATGAGAAAATGAGATGTGATGTCCCATTGTTCAACCATTCCTCCTCTCTAAAAGCTGCCATGTTTCCATGAGAAATGTGTTAAAGAATGAACTATTAAACTGTCGCTATGATTCTTGtatttttgcagttttattCTTATTTGACTTTAGTTTTCACTCCGACAACTAAGGTTTGCATCTTTAGAATATTTAGTTCAGTCAGGACCGTCCACCGACAGAAATTATGAATGGAccaagcctgagtgacgtcccccgtctgtccctgcagggggcgctggagtcccatcgatggcggtctccatgctggaaatgctgtctcagtctaactttcagtcaacctaacgacaggctgagagctggagctgaggcgggttttaaacctcctgacaaaccgttacaccgcgcccacctgtcaatcaggtcagctacacgccttattgtgaataactcttatccttcatcaaatcaaaactgatgagtcatcaaaacattcaccccccgtacagtgtgtgtccatggagacatgagctaatcacacctatttggttttttgaaccaggctgtaaacatgttaatctctgctgtaaaaacaggctttttagaatgggtgtgtatgtgacttcctgtgcttctgcagcaagcctctagtggacactcgaggaactgcaggattttgcatttttgttttttcttcttcctcttacctcatggtttattttaatattaggtttgtattgatatcaaatgtgttttcccctctaaattttTGCTACAAACACCTTGAATCTGTTCGATTTATCCACGCACGTGCACAGAAGTATGTCTCTTTGAtggtgttttgaaaagttccacttgaTATCccgttatttattggagttcagaacagaatcagcagcaagcagctgatTTCCTCTGTCTTGGTTCCCGTCTCTCCCGTCTCTCCACAGGAGTCGAGATAGGAGTTTTGCTGCACGGAGCCATGAGCGTGCCTGCACTCACTCGCAGCAattttttgaatgaatgaaaaaaaacaaaaaaaacagatctgatATGTACTCGGGCGGCCATAAATGTACCTGGGCGGCGCACCCAAGTATCGTCTTATGCGTGAGAAACACTGGTTTAAGACTGTTACGGTTAGTATaaattctggacccaaaagcatGACTCAGATAGGCAGGATAAAGTTTacaaaaaggtttatttctCAAAAAGTGCAAAGGGGAGGGGTAGTGCGAGGTTCCAAGTGGCAGTGTCCGTGATCCAAGTGTGGTGTCCaaaaagcacaggtgaggtgaagcaaAAACACGAACAGCGATCTGGcgcaaagaaaaacaaggttAGCTACACAAGCTATAACATGAGAACTAGTATCCAGAGAAGCCAAGAGAGTACAAACCACGCGAGGTGGTGAAACAATCTGGTGCCGAGGTGAGGCTGAGGGAAGTCTTTGTAGTCGAGATCCTGATGACCAACTAGCTGCACCTGACGCCGCCTGGGAACATGAACCCTGTCgaccacactcacacagacaggggagagacacatgaggattaaacagacagggaatgacaaacaacacaacaaaagaggaagggagggcTGCCATGATGTGAATCATGACAAAGACTTTCCTTTAAATGAAACGATGTAGGTGACTGAGAGaactctgaaaatgaaaatggctTCTCCCCTCTTGAAACTGATCATTTTGTAAAAGGAAATTTCAACAGTATGATCcttttatgtttaaatacatgACATTACTGTAATATAACggtttataacaatattttactgtattattgcttgaaggaaacaaaacagtaatttaCCGTAGTTTTTGCAATGCACTTTGGGAAAAAGAAGTTGAGACCACAtggttgaaaggacagtggagttgGCTTTGTCAGATTgtcatccatctccatcctgaCAATTAAGAGGTGAGTGCCTTACTGCTTTGGTAGTTAGAATAGGCAAAAACCATCACTTACTATGTTTGAAGTCATTTGTGGGATTAACCTTAGCTATttggaaattacacagaaacactgcaggcagacacacacgcagtgaGTGAATTCTTtgccagctaacattagcttgaaaTACAGATCTTGACAGTTGCTAaatgggacaaaaaacaaaaaaaattcttGTAATGTGGTTAACTCAGTGGGCTATAATGAATTTGACTTGCTTGCCTGGTGGTACTAGAATGGTAAGGTTAGCTAACATCAAcaatcactttttatttgtttcagcttcaactgacactgacactgactattgatgaaatattgaattagaaatgatgatTAGCTGGGCCTACTAGGCAATATGGCCATAGTATAAAtagtataatatacagtatttgaaaatgtataaaaggaaactttagtgagactgtcagaatggacctgaagcatgttttttgtttttttactattttaacacataaagctgctgccatacatcctgaattcatgtacttaaagtaattccaggacttatttttattcatactagTTCTACTTCATACTTTTAATTTACTTATTTGCATATGGAGAATATTTAGAAAGGATTGTCCATATGataatgttcactgttcagttggagctgcttttgttctaatgttgttttttccctttacagGATCCTTGTGGCAGTTTGAGTCTACACCAAAACTCTTTTATGCACTTTTTATACATTGGAAATGGCCTTTGCTAAATgtcttaatgtaaatatttgtgcgagattttttgcctatttaaccttcatgttcttaaagtgtattttctttgtttttgtcacaattTCAATAAAGACAGGTGTGGTTTGAGAAGacagtttgaagttttattatttgtcttaacattattagttgcaattttaaaggcattgtttatttattattttaaaacatggtgttttATAACATGATATGCAAGGATTAATTGATCCAATCACTcggtttagaaaataaatatattgtgtccATTGTGGTAGAAGGAAATGAATCTATAGCTAGGTGTAGTATTtacaattcacagtaaaaataTGCAATTATACCTCTTGTGAAGAAGTGtaaataaacagtattaaacagttaatcctttcaacagtattttcctgttaacatttaaaataacagctttttgcTGGATTTCCAAAAACGATAAAAAACTCTCaatttcagcaacagcaatataccgttaattttacagtaacttcctggcaaccctactgccagttgtttaccGTTTACCGGGAATTTCTAAGAGTGATGACTTTGGGATGATCATAACATATTCCACAGataacacagtttttttttttcattgctcaaagctttttttattttgcataagaaaaggaagaaaagggttcatttaaaagaaaaaattaagATGTGCTTAAAGCATCCTTTCCATTACACATTCAGTCTGAACTTATTACGGGCACGAGGCCTCAGAGACAATCCAGCTCCTGTTGTCGTCACGTGTCGCGTCTTTCTTTTAGCGTTACAGCGATAgagaagatagagagagagaataaaagagattTAGAGCGTTCCAGGTTCTTCATGCCTTTCGAATCAGACCAGAAATCACCGTCTCCTGTTTCTGACACAGACGGAGGGACGCTTATGCCAACACTGGAGATCATCCCAGCATTTGCGacctgtaaacaacagaaacataGAACAGAAGAATATAGATAAGAATTACAAGACGctttaactctgacacctagtggttaaaattagtactgcagtccagattccaAACATTATAGAGATCTGTctaaatccagagcattcaggagcagaatctaaagttagaaggaggacatactggctgctgcattgttaacagagaagccagcacttcaacatagcatgtttccttaatgtctgatcatatagtaagatacctttatcttTTTACTctgtagatatcttacataatGTTCCTTTAAGATCTCAGTCAAAAGATGAAACATTTATACATCAACTTTTCTTTTGTCCCTTGTATAAAAAGAATACAATTCATCACTTACAGGAGAAATTTATCTGCAAGCAGTCCTGATTTCCAGCATTGTTTGGTTCTCCACAGCACCAGTTTTTGTAGTTGAAGCGGGAACCATCACTCCAGCGCCAATGACCCTCCTAGAAAAGAGAACAGATGTCAttagaaaaatatttatgtttgaaCACCATCAACTGAATTAATCACTATAGACACCAGAACGATCCCAGGAAGTTTGGTTCAATGGGCCAGACTTAAATGTCggaaaaatccacttcaccatgttcctctaactctaacatgtgtctcttgtccgtctacaaaccccccactgatgagaaaagtccatcctctccgtcttctgcctgctccacttttcagaaaatgtgtgctcaaacaggccgtttggagattttcccttcatgacatcacaaagggcagtagcccctcccccaggtgggtgacactcccacagctaggtgtttgttctgccctctgagtctgccttctcaccgtaaacaataggacatggagcgagaaagtcagagacacccaagcccttacagagagggggtgtggtcagacacagctcatttacatatttaaaggtacagacacagaaacagcctgttctgagcagggctgaaatagaggggtttatagacatgatcaaatacaggatatGTGTGTTGCTTAATGACTTACCCAACACCGATCAGTGCCTCCAATCCAAGTCGCTGGACTCCCCCTAGAGCTCTTTTTTATCAGCGCTCTGATTTTAAGGTACTGCCATCTTGAATGCACAGATGCCAGGTGTCCACCGAGGCGGCGGCAGTTCCTCTAAAGGGAAGATAAATAGAAAACTGTTGGTTCCGGGTCTGGACTTCACTTGTGACCATGAACAGAACAGAGAGAATGAACAGTTAACAGTTCTTAGAGTCACTTTGTATGATGCACTCCTCTCTACTTTACAGAAATGGTAATGTAACGGCGCTTCTTGGATGATGTTGATTATCCTCGGTTGTCTTGC
This portion of the Labrus bergylta chromosome 22, fLabBer1.1, whole genome shotgun sequence genome encodes:
- the LOC110004206 gene encoding type-2 ice-structuring protein-like isoform X1, whose amino-acid sequence is MKLLALCALLCAMVALSSAEAAAEPEPENAKSEEVDVDKRTCWWWRRPSWTKIGCRYFFYVRKPLTWHQAERNCRRLGGHLASVHSRWQYLKIRALIKKSSRGSPATWIGGTDRCWEGHWRWSDGSRFNYKNWCCGEPNNAGNQDCLQINFSCRKCWDDLQCWHKRPSVCVRNRRR
- the LOC110004206 gene encoding type-2 ice-structuring protein-like isoform X2, encoding MKLLALCALLCAMVALSSAEAAAEPEPENAKSEVDVDKRTCWWWRRPSWTKIGCRYFFYVRKPLTWHQAERNCRRLGGHLASVHSRWQYLKIRALIKKSSRGSPATWIGGTDRCWEGHWRWSDGSRFNYKNWCCGEPNNAGNQDCLQINFSCRKCWDDLQCWHKRPSVCVRNRRR